The genome window ACAATTCTTATCATCAAGACTAATGACAGGTGagccattttccattttatagagtaaggaattgaagaagaaatgaaacactgACTAGAGCAGGTGGGTCTTAGCTGTGTGGCTCCCCGTTGTCTCTGCTCTCCTTGggccagagagagtgaggactGGGCTGTGGGTGCCCAGAACTGGGAAGCCTCTGGCCTTGTGGCTGAGAGGAGGCCTCCGGCTCTGGGCTTTCTAGGGGGGCCCATGGGTCCGTTAGGCTCCCGGCAGCTCGCCGTAGAGCGCGCGTGGAGTGGTTCTTCCAGGCGATGCGGGGGCCTCCCCGCTGACAGCGGACAGCCGGCCCTGAGCCCCGGCCGCTTTGAACAACGGGACCCGTACAGACGCACGGAGCCTCGTGTGCGAGGTCCTGGGCCAGGCGGCCCCGGTGAGCGTCCGCCGTCCGCCGTTGCAGGGAGGCGGACTGCTTCTCGCTGGCGGGCGTCGTCTGTCTGCTGCTGTTCGCGCCCTTCCTCGTGTACTACTTCGTCCTGGCGTGTGACCAGTACAGCTGCTCTCTGACGGCCCCCGTGCTGGACGTCGCCACCGGGCACACTCGGCTCTCGGACATCTGGGCCAGGACGCCATCCGTGACGAAGGAAGCAGCCCAGCTCTACATTCTGTGGGTCACGTTCCAGGTTAGCTCTCCCCGGCCACTGCCAGCGGGAAATGGCGGCTGCCGAGGGTCCCTCTTGCTGGGATGGCCATTCATCCGGGGACTTGAGCCTGACCTATTAGCGCTGTCCTCTCTAGAAGGCACCTGACGGCATCCTGGTGTCTGACCCACGTGCGGGGCGAGCCTCCCCGCTGTTCCACGCACAGCCCTGCAGGAGCTGCCGCAGACGCTGCGGGAGGCCCGTGAGGCAGGGCCGGCCCAGGGAAGACCCGTGCACCACCCGGAGCTTTGCTGCCCCCAGAGGGATGCTCTCTGTTACAGGAGACCCCACTTGGCAAAGCCGGGGCCCGTGTTGCCAGCACGTGGCTGCACGCTCCCGGCCAAGGACGTCCTCAGCTCTGTTGTGACCCCGCTGGCGTTTGAGACCAGAACGAGTTCACGAGGACGGGGCCGTTTGCACACAGAACCCGGTGAACAGGCAGGGTCGTTCGTTATCCGAATCCAGGGAGACAGAGCCGGGAGAAGGCTCCCCCCGGCACCCCAGGTTTCCTCCCTGGAAGAAGGCTCCCACCCTTAGTAGCTGTTCCTTCTCAGGGTCCCAGCTTCTGGGCTCCAGGGTCCCTCTCATTTCCTGTTCCTCAATTCCCTTGGGTGGAGAATGAGAAAGGACAGCACGAGTCACGATAGCTTAGGAGTAGAAACGTCAGGGGACGAGTGGCTAAAACAAAGCGCGCTCCGTCCCTGCAGCGGAACGTTGGGCAGCTGGGACAAGGGCCGGGGCCTCCCGTGTGCTCTGGCGGGACGGACCTTGGGAATTCGCGGAGTGAAGGAAGCCACGCCCGGAAGGCCACGTGGTACATGACGTTCATATGAAGTGTCTGGAGTGGAAAACATAGAAAGTGGCTTAATGGTTGtcgggggcagtgggggaggggagagggagtgaggcTAATTGGGGGTGGGCTCCCTCTGTGTGCGAGGGCTCCGTTGGGGGCTGGATGGTGGTGGCGGTGGCACAATCTTGTGAAAACGCTCAGTGACCCGGGAAGGGTCTAAAAGGGCAAAGTGCACGGCGCGTGAATCTCTCACTTTTTTAAATGGCCCCAGACACGGGAGTGGCAAGGCCCCGTGGGCTCTCCCGGGGGAGCCTGCTCCTGGCCCTCAGAGCCCCATCAGGCCTGCGGCCAGGGCTCCCAGAGCCACGAGCTCCCCGGGAAGAACCAAGCGGCCGACACACGGGATTCCTGCCCCCCGCGCGGTGCTGGTGCCTGAGTGATGTCCGTGAACAGAGGCAAGGTTGTGTGCAAGAGCCCAGCCCTCCCGGCGGGTCACACGCCTCCGCTCTCCGCTGCAGGTGCTTTTGTATGTGGCCCTTCCTGACTTCTGCCACAAGTTCCTGCCAGGCTACGTGGGAGGCGTCCAGGAGGGCGCCGTGACCCCCGCAGGTAACCTGAGCCCGTGCGCCTCCCTTCCCCGCTCCCTGCCTGGTCGCTTCACGGGGTCTGCCCTGCCCCGTGCTGCTTCCACCCCCGGGTGTGCGCCCGGACAGAATGAAAGTGAACTTTGCTCGGGCATCACCGCGGCCCCAGGCCCTGCTGGTGTCCGGGGCAGCCCAGGGCCGAGCTGGCCTGGAGGCTGGAGATCACGTTCCCCAGTGACCAGGGGACGAGCGGCCCTTGACCCCACAGCGGCTGACATCACTGGGCTGCTGGAGCCTCTCCCCATGGAGAACGCCACAGCAGCCGCTTGCATCCAGGCAGGAGGCCCAGGGGTGGGGGCGCTGCAGAGCTGCCCACGGTCACTAAGAAGCCAGTAGGAGCCCCGCAGGTGGAACGGGCCCTGTCCCTGCCTGCAGGGGGCCCCCGGGTCAGTGGGAAGGCTTCCCAACAGGTCGCTGGGGGGCGTCCTCACTCTAGCAGACGGCAGACTGGCGACCCGGCCTGTGCTTGGCCGAGGGGAGTCAGAACCAGAGGACCGGTCATACCCTTTGCCTCCTCCCGGGACCCCGAAAGCAGGAGCGGTTAACCCGGGGCAAACCGCATCACCGTGCTATGGGCATTTTGACCTGGGGCCCAGGTTGGAGCAGGAGCGCCCAGCTTCCAGACTGCGGCCTGGGTGTCCCCAGAGAGGCCCGGAGCCGGCTGGGCCCAGGCCAGCTGTTTGGGCCGGGGGAACGCTTCCTCCCTGTGCCCTCCCTCCGCAGGCGTGGTCAACAAGTATGAGATCAACGGCCTGCAGGCCTGGCTCATCACGCACCTTGTCTGGCTCGCGAACTCGCACTTCCTGTCCTGGTTCTCTCCGACCATCATCTTCGACAACTGGATACCGCTGCTGTGGTGCGCCAACGGCCTCGGCTACGCCGTGTCCACCTTCGCCATGATCAAGGGCTACTTCTTCCCCACCTGTGCTGAAGACTGGTACGCCCTTCGGCAGTGGCCAGGCCCTAAAGCGCAGCGTGGGTGCTTGTGTCCCTCGCCGGCCCTCTGCGGATCCGAGGGCTGGGGATCCCGGGCGGGGGTGCCGGACGCGTCTTGTCTCATTCTGGGGAACTTCCTTTCTGGATGTCTGGGGGCTTCTCCGGCCTTAGGAAGAGTGCAGTGGAAGACACCACGTCCATCTTTGGCCTGTACAGGGTCATGGCCTGTAGGGCCGCTGTGGGAGCAGGGAGGCGGGAAAGGCAGCCCACGGCCTCCATCTCTGGAATATGAGTGAGGCCTGAAATGACCTAGTGAGGGGTCCTGTTACCTCGGTGGCTTTCATGTAGGAGCTTCCCAGGGGCGGCCTGCCTGGTTGGTGCCTTCTCAGGGACGCTTTGCGGTGAATGGTCGTGCGCCCCCAGCCGGCCATGCCCTTGCATAGCTCTCCATCCGTCCGCCCACCCGTCCTTCTGTCCACCCATCTACGGGGTCATCCCCCACCCTCAAACCCGCTCCCCCGTCCGTCCGTCCgcccgtcccccccaccccccccccccccccccccccccccccgcccggccccgcccccccgccccccctccctcccagtccGGTCCAGGCACCCCGCACCCCCCCTGGGCCCCTGGCTCTGAGCACACAGCTTTCCTCACGCCTTACCCAGTCATGATTTATAATTTCACTCGTGTGTGGGGGCCGAGCCCCTCGCAAGTCACCTCCCATCTGCCCGGCCAACGACGCTCTTCATGCTGCAGAGCCAGTCTGTGTCGCTCTCCTGGGCCATGCCTCGAGGCCACCgggaggaggctgggaagagCCTGGATGTTCAGGGaagactccccacccagcccggGAGGCAGCAGGCAGCTCCGGTGCCTGTTTGTCTGGGTGACTTTGCCGAGCTGGAGCTGAGTGCCCAGGGAGAGCTGCGGCGGCCGTGGGGATCGGGGGGTCCCTGGCCTGCCGGCCACCGGCCCTCTGCAACTGAGGCCGGGGTGCCGCCCCCGCCACCCCGGGTGAGACACACTCCCTGGCTGAACGGACGCACTGTTTCTGTTTTCAAGCAAATTCACAGGCAATTTCTTTTACAACTACATGATGGGCGTTGAGTTCAACCCCCGAATTGGGAAGTGGTTCGACTTTAAGCTGTTCTTCAACGGACGCCCTGGGATCGTGGCCTGGACCCTCATCAACCTGTCGTTTGCGGCCAAGCAACGGGAGCTGCACGGCCAGGTGACCAACGCCATGGTCCTGGTCAACGTCTTGCAGGTAGCTGCTCTGCGGCCgatgggggcagggggccagCGGCGCCGGCGGGGCCGGGGAGACCTGGAGGCCAGACGGCTCCTGAGACAGCTGAGCCCGCTGTGTTTAGAAGGGAGTCGGTCCCCGACCCAGGCCTCCCTGGGGACTCATTTGGCCCAGGGCCTCTTTCCCGGAGCACGCGCATTAACCGCTCCGGCCGGCCTGTGCTCCCGGCTGTGTTCACAGCTCGTGGTGTCTGAGGTGTTGGCCCCGCATGGTCCCCGCGGCTCTCAGGCAGGGGCGAGGAGTGGAGATCCATCTGCTTGTCTCCCCATTAATGTAGCCGGACACTGGTCACTGGCTGTGCCGCCGCACTGTGTCCCGGAGCAGGGACAGTGGGCAGGGTCTGTGGCGCGCGGGCTCCTTCCCCATGGGCTGTCCCAGGCCTTCTTCCAGGAGCCCTCACTCTTCTCGGAACCCCACAGCCTGGGCGTCACCTCCTGAGGCTTTGCTGGGTACGGCGGAGCAGGTCACCAAGGAGCGCAGAGACACCCCTGGTGCCGCCTCCTCACGCACGACCGCCTGGTTTTCCTGCGGGCCCCACGGGTACCCCATGCCCATACGCGGCCCTCCTGTTCTGCAGGCCATCTACGTGCTGGACTTCTTCTGGAACGAAGCCTGGTATCTGAAGACCATCGACATCTGCCACGACCACTTCGGGTGGTACCTGGGCTGGGGGGACTGCGTGTGGCTGCCTTACCTGTACACCCTGCAGGTGAGGCCAGGGGGCTGCCCTCCGCACGCAGGATGCGCCCCTACAGAGCACTTGGCCGGTTGGTCCCCAGGCGGGCCGTGGGTGCCCCCGGGAGACACAGCCGAGCACATGCTGAGCTTCGCACGCGGGGTGTGCCAGgggggccctgggggctggggatcGTGCTGTTtccaggagggaggggaggctccATGGCTTAGTCAGCTGCAGCTCCGGGACAACAGCCGCTGTCCCCGGCCTGGAAGCTGATGCCTGGGAGGCAGGTGCGGGCAGGCCGGGTCCTCCCAAGGCCTCTGTCCTCGTGTGCGGACGGCTGTGCTCTCCCTGGGTCCCCACAGGGTcgtccctctgtgtgtgtgtgtcctgatcCCCTCTTCCTATAAGGACCCCGGTCCCATGGGATCAGGGCTACCCTGGTGACCCCATGTTACCTTGATTGCCCTCTAAAGACCCCATCTCCAGATACAGATCCATCCTGGGGTCATGGGGGTTAAGGCtctaatatatgaatttggggcaCACGGCTCCCTATGGgacacttaaagaaaaagaggTCATGGGGTAGACTTTGGGTAAAAAGGAGTGATTTGCCTGAACTGGGTGG of Mustela nigripes isolate SB6536 chromosome 1, MUSNIG.SB6536, whole genome shotgun sequence contains these proteins:
- the DHCR7 gene encoding 7-dehydrocholesterol reductase, whose translation is MATKSLHDGPQTRSPGSIAHSRAATQGQWGRAWEADCFSLAGVVCLLLFAPFLVYYFVLACDQYSCSLTAPVLDVATGHTRLSDIWARTPSVTKEAAQLYILWVTFQVLLYVALPDFCHKFLPGYVGGVQEGAVTPAGVVNKYEINGLQAWLITHLVWLANSHFLSWFSPTIIFDNWIPLLWCANGLGYAVSTFAMIKGYFFPTCAEDCKFTGNFFYNYMMGVEFNPRIGKWFDFKLFFNGRPGIVAWTLINLSFAAKQRELHGQVTNAMVLVNVLQAIYVLDFFWNEAWYLKTIDICHDHFGWYLGWGDCVWLPYLYTLQGLYLVYHPVQLSTPYAAGVLLLGLLGYYIFRMANHQKDLFRRTDGRCLIWGRKPKVIECVYTSADGQKHHSKLLVSGFWGVARHLNYTGDLMGSLAYCLACGGGHLLPYFYVVYMAILLTHRCLRDEHRCANKYGRDWERYTAAVPHRLLPGVF